The DNA sequence ATTTAGTGGTAAAAACATAATTCCTGCAACTCCTACTGCCATTGCTATAAAAGAGAAGAATAGTAAATTACTTGTTCCCATCTTATCTCCTAAAACTCCCCCTCCAACATTAGAAACAGGTGAGATATATCTTTTTACTGCTGCTAAAATTGCTGCTGAAGTAACTGTCATACCAAGAAGTGATGTAGCATATGGAACAAAATAATAAAGTGATAATGTAAATACATAGTTACAAAATGTTACAATAGCTATAATCCAAACTGCCGGTAGTTTAATAACATTTTTTATATCTGCTATTGATATTTTTTCTCCACTATTAATTATTTCATCCTTCATATTAAAGTGAACAAGAACCCCTGATGCTATTGTTAAAACTGAATAAAAAACTATTATATATCTCATACCAACATATACTCCTAAAGTTTTTACTCCAACCTTAAAAAGTATAACTGCCACTGATGCAGCCAGTGCTGCTGCAACTCCTCTTCCCCCTTCAAAAATTCCAAAAGCTTTTCCCTGACCATCAGAATCTGAAAGCATTCTCACTGCCTTTACACAAGCTGGCCAAAATGCAAATAGTGATGAGAATCCCCAAAATGCGTAAAGAGCAACTAAAGAATAAAATGATAGTGGTAATAGATGTACAAATCCCCCAAGTCCAGTTCCTAAAAGTGAGTAAACAAGAAGTTTTCTAACTGAGATTCTATCTGCAACATAACCACCAAAAAGATATGAAACCATTCCAAAAATTCCGAATATACTTCCAAAAACTCCCATCTGTGTATTATTCAAATTGTATGCTTCTAAATATGCATCATAGTAGTCATATCTAAAATATGGAAGACCATAGATTATTGCACCACCAAAAGATACTAGTAAAATTACAAATAGATTTTTTCTTAATTTTTCTCCAAAATTCAATTTTAAAAACAACTTGTTTAACATACACTCCCCCTTGATTTATTTTATATTGTATAGTTTATAATACTTACTTTTTAAATACTCAATGTAATACTTTGAACTTAGATTTTCTCCAGTTAATCTCTTTAATATCTCCTTTGAACTATAAAGAGCACCATGACAATATATATTGTCTCGTAACCAGATATTTATTTTTTTTAAGTTCTCTACATCTATATTTTCACTTGAAATATTACACTCTTTCTCTAAAGTTTTTTTCAATTGATGTGAGTATAGTTCAGCTATTAGATATACTGGAAAAAATCCAAAATATCCACTCGCCCAATGTATGTCTTGAAGCACCCCTTCTGAAAAAGATTTTGGTACAACTCCTAAATACTCTTTATATTTTTTATTCCAAAGCTCTGGTAAATCTTTTACATCCAATCTTCCTTCTAACAAATCTTTTTCTATCTCATACCTTATAATTATATGTAAAATATATGTTAGCTCATCTGCTTCTATTCTAATTGGAGATGGTTTAACCTCATTAACTAATCTATAAAAATCTATATCCTCTTTATCCTTTAACTGTGGAAATAGTTCTTTTATTTTTTTTAAAATAAGTGATGATATATTTTTATCTCTTCCAACTATATTCTCATAAAATCTAGCTTGAGATTCCTCTAAAACTTGAGAACTTACCTCTGCTAAAAGAGTCCCCAAAAGATTCTCACTTATACCTTGCTCATAAAGCCCTTTTCCAGCTTCATGAAAGGTGTTATATATTCCAACTTTCAAATCATTTTTATCAAAAGATGTTACCACTCTTACATCCTTTGGAGAAGCTGCTAAAGTTGTTGGGTGCTCTCCTAAATCTACCCTTCCATAAGTAAAATCAAAACCTGTAATACTTAAAATATATTTTGAAAGCTCCATCTGTTTATTAAAATCATACTCTCCACTAAAATCTTTAGCTATACTATCTCTGCTATTTTTTTCTATCTCTTTTACCAATGGAATTATAAATTTTTTCAAATCTTCTATTAATATATCTAACTCATCGCAGTTTATATCAATATCATAGTATCTAAGAAGTGCATCGTATGGTGTTTTTTTATATCCCCAATACTTAGTAAAATTTTTAAAATGTGCTACAATCTTTTCTAAACATAGAGAAAACTCATCAAAACTATTTTCAACTTTTGCTTTTTTCCAAATATCTTCAGATAGAGTTATAAGGTTCATATAATCTTCATACTCTTTTAAAGGTATTTTTTGAACAAAGTTAGAGTTGTTCTTTATTTTCTTTAAAGTAGCTTCTATTACTTCATTTTTCTTAGGTGATTTTTCAAAATACTCTTGAAGTTTTAAAAATTTTGGTGATGAAAACCTATTATATATATCCTTACTTAAAAATTGAATAATTTCAGATCTATAACCAATAGCTCCTTTTGGCATATATATAAGTTTATCCCAATAAAGAAGTGTATTTAATGTATATTTCAAATACTCTATCTCTTTTAACTCTATTTTTAGTGCCTCTTGCTTTTTCTCATAAAACAAATCCATTGATCCTCCTCAGTTACTTCAAATTATATTGTGTAAAAAATGGATGTAAAGAGTTAGTTTCACAACTACTTTTTAAAAGCTCCTCATTTAGTTTTTCATTTTTTAATAACTCTTTAGATTCAACTTCCTCCTCTTGAAGCTCTAATAAATTCATTATTGTTAAAAATATTTTTGATTGTCTTTTTAACTTTTGTAAATAAAACTTATGTGTTCTCACTGTAGATGGAGATATTCCCATCTCTTCAGCCAACTTTTTACTCTCTTTTTTTTCCATAAGTCCTGTTATCACTTTACTTTGAATCTCTGTTAAACCAGTTATATCTTTTTCTAAAGATAGCAAAGTTTTTAGCACTCCATTGTGCTCTCTTTCTATATGCTGTTCTATTGCCCTTTTTGCTGTTATAAAATTATGATTATCCTCATAAACTATCCCTTCATCAAAGGTTTCACCACAAAAGATACAAGTAAAATTCTGCTTTTTTAAGTTATAAACATATCCTAAAGATATATCCTCTATTTTTAAATCATAAATACTATCTAAATTCACTTAAACACCTCTTTTTAAACTTTTTAACTAAACGTTTGTATATAATCAAATATATACCTTATAAAGTTTAAGAAATCAATGGATATTTAATATTTAAATAGCTAAATATATTTTATAAATAAATTTTTACAATAAAAAAAGAGCATATTTGTAATACATTTCACAAACATACTCTTAATTGGCTTTTTACACCCTTATATATCATTTTTTAACTATACGACTACTAATTAGATCAATTTCAAACGAACGTCTTAAATCTAAAATTAAAGAGTCATTTTTATGGACTTTTGTATATAAAATAGTAATCACATCTTTAAATACTTAAAATTAGATATTTAATTTACAGAAATACTTATTTTAAATACAAAACGGTTATTTCTTCTAAATTAACTCTTTTTCAACAACTTCAGCAATCTCTTTTGCTACTCTGTCCACTGTTGCCATCTCTTTTCCTTCAACCATTACTCTTACTATTGGTTCTGTTCCAGATGTTCTTACTAATACTCTTCCTAAACCTGCCATCTCTAACTCTTTTTCCTCTATAAATTTAACTATTACTTCGTTTTTATTCCATAGATTCTTTTTACTATTATCTACTCTAACATTTATTAATAGTTGTGGCCAATCTACTATCTCTCCTACTAATTCATCTAGTGATTTTCCTGAATCTCTTATAGCCTCTACTAGTTTAACAGATGTCAATACTCCATCTCCTGTAGTTCCAAAATCTGATAGTATTATATGACCTGATTGTTCTCCACCTATGTTTACATTAAGTTCTTTCATTTTTTCAAGAACNNNNNNNNNNNNNNNNNNNNNNNNNNNNNNNNNNNNNNNNNNNNNNNNNNNNNNNNNNNNNNNNNNNNNNNNNNNNNNNNNNNNNNNNNNNNNNNNNNNNATTTTTTCAAGAACATATCTATCTCCAACATTCGCTCTTATTAAATGAATTCCTTTATTTGATAAATAACTTTCAAATCCCATATTACTCATAACAGTTGTTACAACTTGATTATTTTTTAGCTCTCCTCTATCTTTCATTCCTAAAGCTAATACAGCAATAATCTTATCTCCATCTATTATATTCCCATTTTTATCTACAGCAATTAATCTGTCTGCATCTCCATCATAAGCTAATCCCAGATCTGCTTCATATCCCATAACAACTTTAGATAATATTTCTGGATGCGTTGATCCACATCTAACATTTATATTTTTACCNNNNNNNNNNNNNNNNNNNNNNNNNNNNNNNNNNNNNNNNNNNNNNNNNNNNNNNNNNNNNNNNNNNNNNNNNNNNNNNNNNNNNNNNNNNNNNNNNNNNGCTGTACTCTTTTCTGTTAAATAAGCAACTCCTGGAGTTGGAATAACTCCCACAAAATCTATGTTTATTCCCATAGAGTTTAATCCAGCTGTTAATGCTGATCTTAACATATATCCTGACCTTCTTGTATCAGATCCCATTATTACTCTAATTCTTTTTTTATCTGGATATTCCTTTTTTAAAGTATATCCTAATGCATAACCTAATTTTAATGCTAATTCAACAGTTAACTCCTTATTAGCTTCTCCTCTTATTCCATCTGTTCCAAAATATTTTCTCACTTTACTCTCCTATACTCTACCTATTGTAACTACTCACTCTATTTTTATCCATTTTTATATCTTTAATTATTTTTTTATTAATCTCAGGACTATAATGAACCATATCCTTATAATTATCTAAGTTATTAACTATATCACTTCTATTTTGAAAGTCATATACTTTCACGTTTTTTAAACTTTTTAATTTTTCATTTGCATACTCTTTAAACTCTACAATTGTATCTTTAGCATTATATCTCTCTGCATAATCCCACCAAATATTTGCATATGGTGGATAATATATTAAAAACTCTATTTCAGTATTATTTTTAAATATCTCATAAGTTGCATCAAAGTTTTTCTTCATAAGTTCTAAAGAATATCCATCTTTAAATATCTGCACAGCTCCCATATTTTGGGCTCCCCATTGTGTGCTCTCATCAAAACTTAAAGTATTTTCTTTTGAATATTTAAAATTATTTCCCCAATAGCCATGATTTTCTATCCAATTTTTATTTCTTTTTCCTAATAATCCTTTTATGATTCCTTTAAAAGTTGTAAAATTATAAAAATATTTATATAATTCTAACTTACTATTCTCATATGCAAACTTTTCCAATGGTACTCTTGAAACTTCATAACCTCTATTAAATACAAAAGGATCTAGTCCATAAATAACCTTTTGAAGATTAACTTTTGTTAAAGCTACATTTAATAATTTTCTTTGTTCATAATTTGTAGTTCCAGGTATTGAAAGATTTATAGAATTTACTTTTAACATATTATCCACATCTTTTTTCAAAATATTTTGTGAAGTAGAACTTCCAAAAATCAGAGTATTATAATTCCCATTTTTTGCTAATCCTGTATTTATAATTCTGTTATCTCCAAAAGGAAACTCAGTTATTCTAAATTGTTGAGCTGGATCAAAATACACTACCATTACCATCCAAACTCCTAAACCAAGTAAAAATGCTAATATACTATTTATAAAATATCTTTTTTCCATGTCAACTCCTAAAAATTAAAATATAAAAATGAAGCTAATCTATTTACCAGCATAATACTACTAAACAGAAATAATAAACACTCTAAAAATCTAAATTTTGTAGTTTTAAAAATATCTTTTTTCTGAGAACTATTAATACTAAAAATTGAAATTAAAATGGCTATCACTAACAACAGCAGTATCAACTTATTTCCCATACTATTATTCAGTGCATTTTTATATTTTAAACTTATCAGAAATGAATTTGTATTTATAATAAACATAGCTTTTAAAACTTTTATAGCATTATTAAGGTTAATTGCTCTAAAAAATATCCAAAATATATTTACTGAAAATAGTGTTATTCCCCAACCTAAAATAGTTGGCATTCTATAACCTTTATTTTTCCAAATTCTATGTGTTAATATTGACAATCCATGAAGTCCACCCCATATTATGAAGTTTCATCCAGCTCCATGCCATATTCCACTAACTAAAAAAACTATTAATAAATTTCTTAAAGTTTTACCTTCTCCATTACGATTTCCTCCAAGAGGGATATAAAGATAGTTTGTTAAAAATCTTCCCAAAGTCATATGCCAACGTTTCCAAAAATCCTGGATATTAGTTGCCTTATATGGTGAGTTAAAATTAAGTGGTAAAATTATATTAAACATAAGCGCTATTCCCATTGCCATATCACAGTACCCACTAAAATCAAAATATAGTTGCATTGTGTAAGAAATTGATGTTAACCAAGCTTCTATAAATGTTAAACTAACCATTTTATCAAAACCTGCATCTGCAAATGGTGATATTGAATCTGCAATTAAAACTTTTTTAGCAAGTCCAATTGAAAAAAGATACAATCCTCTATTAAGATTTTCATAGTTTACCACTTTATTTTTATGATCTTCAAACTGTGGTAACATCTCTGATGGTAGTACAATTGGACCAGCTATTAGCTGTGGAAAAAATGTAACAAATAAACAATAACTTAGAAAATCATAAGTTTTTCCTTTTCCTTTATAACTATCCACTAAATATGATAACTGTTGAAAAGTGAAGAAACTTATTCCAAGAGGTAGGATTAATTTTAACAGTGTAAAGTCAGCACTAAATATTGCATTTATATTATTTAAGAAAAAATCATAATACTTAAAATAAAATAACATACCTATATTAAATAGTATCCCTGCTAAAAAAAAGTACTTACTGCCCCACCCCCGTACATTATTTTTTGATAAATTATTTCCTATATAATAATTAATCCCAATTGAAAGTATTATTAAATATAGATAACTGGTATTGAAATATGCATAAAAATACAACGACATTCCAACTAACCAAATTTTTGATAGTTTTTCCTGCTTAAAATTATTAAGCATAAAATACACTATCAAGGTTATTGGAAGAAATAAAAATATAAACTGAAACGAGTTAAATAACATTTCCCCTCCTAAATTGATTTTAATACTATTTTTCCTTTAAATTTAGCAAAAAGTGTAATACACTTTCTCAAACCTCTTATTTTAAGTTTTGTACCTTTATACACGATTTTTAAAAACAATGACTAAATACAAGACTAAAAAAATTTAAAACCCTTAAATTTTAAATAAAAGCGTCATTTTTACGAACTTTTGTCTATAAAATACTAACAACACCTATTTCACACTATTTTTTTCTATTTTTAAGTACTTTTTAATAATTAATACATATTTTTGGTATAAAAATAATTTTTTTATTTATATGCTA is a window from the Cetobacterium somerae ATCC BAA-474 genome containing:
- a CDS encoding MFS transporter; protein product: MLNKLFLKLNFGEKLRKNLFVILLVSFGGAIIYGLPYFRYDYYDAYLEAYNLNNTQMGVFGSIFGIFGMVSYLFGGYVADRISVRKLLVYSLLGTGLGGFVHLLPLSFYSLVALYAFWGFSSLFAFWPACVKAVRMLSDSDGQGKAFGIFEGGRGVAAALAASVAVILFKVGVKTLGVYVGMRYIIVFYSVLTIASGVLVHFNMKDEIINSGEKISIADIKNVIKLPAVWIIAIVTFCNYVFTLSLYYFVPYATSLLGMTVTSAAILAAVKRYISPVSNVGGGVLGDKMGTSNLLFFSFIAMAVGVAGIMFLPLNGSMLVIGAFVFLYILNYLFYQVNFSLSWAMMEEGAIPDKYSGTAVGLISTIGYLPDIFISLMAGKILDSYPGVNGYRYFFMILIGVLLVGAVFVKVWKAHLNKNKIEEPQFAKVNSYE
- a CDS encoding carboxypeptidase M32; translated protein: MDLFYEKKQEALKIELKEIEYLKYTLNTLLYWDKLIYMPKGAIGYRSEIIQFLSKDIYNRFSSPKFLKLQEYFEKSPKKNEVIEATLKKIKNNSNFVQKIPLKEYEDYMNLITLSEDIWKKAKVENSFDEFSLCLEKIVAHFKNFTKYWGYKKTPYDALLRYYDIDINCDELDILIEDLKKFIIPLVKEIEKNSRDSIAKDFSGEYDFNKQMELSKYILSITGFDFTYGRVDLGEHPTTLAASPKDVRVVTSFDKNDLKVGIYNTFHEAGKGLYEQGISENLLGTLLAEVSSQVLEESQARFYENIVGRDKNISSLILKKIKELFPQLKDKEDIDFYRLVNEVKPSPIRIEADELTYILHIIIRYEIEKDLLEGRLDVKDLPELWNKKYKEYLGVVPKSFSEGVLQDIHWASGYFGFFPVYLIAELYSHQLKKTLEKECNISSENIDVENLKKINIWLRDNIYCHGALYSSKEILKRLTGENLSSKYYIEYLKSKYYKLYNIK
- a CDS encoding helix-turn-helix transcriptional regulator — encoded protein: MNLDSIYDLKIEDISLGYVYNLKKQNFTCIFCGETFDEGIVYEDNHNFITAKRAIEQHIEREHNGVLKTLLSLEKDITGLTEIQSKVITGLMEKKESKKLAEEMGISPSTVRTHKFYLQKLKRQSKIFLTIMNLLELQEEEVESKELLKNEKLNEELLKSSCETNSLHPFFTQYNLK
- a CDS encoding MBOAT family O-acyltransferase, with the translated sequence MLFYFKYYDFFLNNINAIFSADFTLLKLILPLGISFFTFQQLSYLVDSYKGKGKTYDFLSYCLFVTFFPQLIAGPIVLPSEMLPQFEDHKNKVVNYENLNRGLYLFSIGLAKKVLIADSISPFADAGFDKMVSLTFIEAWLTSISYTMQLYFDFSGYCDMAMGIALMFNIILPLNFNSPYKATNIQDFWKRWHMTLGRFLTNYLYIPLGGNRNGEGKTLRNLLIVFLVSGIWHGAG